CAAAGTGAATATGAAGAGACTACTGGCAAAATCTCACCCTCATTGAAGTCAGTGGGACCAACTTTTCAGTTTCACTCTCTAAATACTCTTCTTCTAAACTTACAGCATAACGCCCTGAACAAATAACACACACGTATGTATTTGCTGAATCTGTTAGTATACTGAGAGCTTAGCAAGGCAACCTAAATTAAACTGTTCACTTTGGTATTTCTACATTTAAATACAGAGCTACTCACAGTGCTATGAAATAGggtgataggaaaaaaaaaaagagaacagaaatcttTGCTTTGTGACTACTTGCCATATATGTCTCTGACCTAACTCTAAGAAAGCCAGTATACCAGCTTGCTTCTACTAGACATGCCAGTCTCCTATGCCAGCTGACAACACCTCTAAGTTAAACACCACCAGTGAATTGGCCTAAAATACACAGTTGGAGTGGAGCATGTTGCAGCCCATGCCATTGACTTTGTTCACTCTGCATGCAATATGATGCAGTAAATTATCATTGCAGAGAAAACAATGGAAGAAACAGAATCACTGCTAACACATGTGGCAGAAATATACACCGACTATTCACTTAACTAAGCCGTGTGTATTTGCAACATAAAAGAAGGCTGAGATTTATTGTGCTGTTTGGTCTATCTGGAGAACAGCTGCTTGGGTTGTTTCTTCATCAGATTGTTCCATCTCACCACTGACGGGTTCATTTCTCTCCTCATACGCTTTGTGGCTAGAAACTTCTAGAGGCATCCCATACTCCTCATCATCTTCAACAATTGACAGCTCAATGTTGCTGTTTATCATGGCTTTCCCTTCCGTTCTGGCTTCTTTCTCCAAAGAATCGACTATTGCTTTGCTCTCTTCTAGAGACGTGGTAGGTGTCGCATCTGAATGCGTATCAGGGAATGACATTTCCTCTTCATTCTCAGCTTGCTCTTTGCTTGTAGTTTCTGCTGGTCTGTCCTCAGTTTCAGCAGTGCTTTCTCCTTCCGGgactttcttttcattaagtGTGAGGGGAGATGCTTTGAGAGATGAGCTCTTTGAAGAGGAGGACTTCTGATGATGTACAGTAAGGGATTTCCTAATCTTTTCTCTCCGTTCAGGTGAGACAATCTTTGTgctgattttattcattttcttctcaatgTTTTGGCGGGAAAATGCTTTCTTGAGGCTGTCTACCTTCTTGAGGCTGGACCTTTTGATTTTCTCAGCTCTTGATTCTTCTATTTTCTCCTCTGCGCTGTCATCCACATCACCTTCCTCATGAGGCATTTCATCATCTGAAGACAGCTCCACTGTATGCAAGGTTTCTTCCAGTGTTTTGTTCTCATCCACAggctcttctttcccttctgtaACACTGGGAATAGGCTCCTTTGCAAAAACACTGGCAGGGATCTcgttttcttcctgaaagaatTGACAATATTTGAGTTTCATAGTTCACAGGACACAAATTTAATAAACAAAGCACAACCCTGAacaattacttttctttttttaaacaataagaTGAAGGATGCTGAACATTTCATGTTGTTTCAATATATTGAAGCAGTAACAAGCCACTCAAAGCCCACTGAACCATTATCTCGTACAGTTTAAGACTAATGAGCTGCCAACTGTgagatttctctttcagagtGACTTGGAATGTATACAGAATGGAAAGTCTGTTCTTTGTCATTTAAATTAGATACAGTTATTTAAGAGTTTGGCTGTAAAGCTGTAAATTTATCCCCTGGGAGATGGGATGGTATTGTGTCTAAGGCATGGCTAAAGAGGTCTTATTACCCATCTCCTGTGTAGACCTAAAGAAGACAACCTCCCACAGCTTTCAGTTTCTCTAGCCAAAGGTTGGGATTATTAATTTCCCATAGAGATGCTGGGTACATGTGAGGGGTAGCTTAGATGGAGAATGCAGTTacacttttctgaaaagagtGAAAATGCTATGTTGTTAAAACTGGATTATTGATACTAAGACTGAACTCTCAACTGGAAGTCAGTGAAGCTTTCTGGTTCACATCAGTCTTAGCGTGGTACAAAGCACAACCCAgaatttttacttctgttttatgtGATCATAGTAGTCTGAACATTACTTTGAGGAATTGAAGGAGCCATGTTTCACTAGATGCATGAGGATAAGATTTTGACACATGCTTCTCACTCCTTTCCTCTGCCCACTTCCTTTGGATGGCAGATGCCGTCACTGGAATGACTAGGTCTGTGGGGAGGATCTGAGTGAGACTAAGTGTCATCTGGAGCAAGGTTGGCCAAAAGCACCAGAGCTGGTGTGGGTGTGCTTTAAACATGGCTTGCAGTGCTCTATGCTACAGAGATAACTTCCATCCATGGCAGTGAGGatattctctcttctctgtgggAAGACTACAGGTGCAATTTGGGAAAAATCTTTGTCGACGTTTGCTCTCCTGTAGATTTTGCTATTTGTAAGCTATGTAGTCCATGATGTTTATAGTGTGTGTGCTGGCtagagcacaggaaaaaaaatctttttgaattgataaatactaaaaatatggACAAGATAAATCTGTGGgacatcaaagaaaataagattatgACATATAAGCAGACTTTATACCATGTAGAGAATACTGGTAGTCACTTCcagttaaaaggaaaatgatcactttttagaaagaaatacaagaaaggacaggaaaaagaaataatccaGCAGGTGTCTGAAAACACAGCAAGCTGAACAGGGGAAAGAGCCATAGCTCATAATGAAGGATCTCTGACCACCGAGCACAGCAGCTTTGCAAGCCCCAGCAGGTGAGGCATGTCACTGCGAGTGCTCTGTTTGGCAGGAAGCTTGGCAGGTGTTTGCCCAtacaaaaagcatcaaaaagCTCTGCCAACACGCTCTCCTGTTCCTTTCAGAGTTATTACTCGTGTCAGAACTGCATATTCTTATTACTTATTACTGTACTTATTACTGTACTTATTACTTATTTTATGACTTTTAGGCAGACCTAGTGTGTGTAATATCACTTAGTGTTCAGATTGgaaagtttttggttttgtttcagaatttaTCTTGAGATATGAGAAAGCAGTAAGTGCTGAGCAAAATGTTTGTAATAGTCTTACATCTGTCCCTGGTGGACCTATGCCTAACAGTTAAAGGTAAAAAATTAGCCACACTTGCTTCTAAGCTTATGCTCATTATTTTTAGGACTGAGCATACAGTTGGATTACTAAAGAGAACAGTGTCTTGGGTTAAACTTGCTGTCAGGACTGTGTAAGGATGTCTTCATGAATGAGCAGGTGACACCACATTGTACCTTGTACGtggttgttttaaaaattagtaaGGACTACTTTGCAGTGCATCCAGAACTCAAGGATATTCCTGTGGACAGACAGAAAAATTTTGTGCTAATGGGAATTAAGTGTGTTGCTGAATATCCCTCAAggatataaaatgaaatgtatcaAAAAATTAATGCCCGTATgttttttgtatgcttttgcTTCTACGGTTTCTGTACACCTTCATGGACCAGCAGTCTCTGTCAGATACATCACACAGATGAAGCTTTCAAAACCCTGCACTGGCAGTGGAGGCAGTGGATGTTCGAGATGCTCTCTCTTCTGAGCATGAGCTCTTCTTCCTACACGTGTTAGGTATAAAGGCATCCTGCTGCAACTATTGGCAACAGtgaccaaaacaaaaaaaaaaaaaaaaaaaaaaacaaaaaaaaccaacaacaacaacaaaaaagttttgCACCAGCACTGAGTGAAAATAGCTCTAAATGGagtacaaatatttgtattttctctccACTGCAGTTAATGAAATGTGGTTTACGGGAATGGATGTAGTGTTAAATTATTCCTCAGAGCATGAGAACTCAGTATAAAACATAATTTGTCTTGTGTAGTCTTTCCATAATTAATCACATACAGCTTATATATTCCACATTCAGGTTTAAGTGCTTAAATAGAatagaaaactgttttaatgAACAGAGATAGATTGTAACTTTACAAGTATTTAATGTAGGAAAGTGGTGTCATATGCAATCACAAAGCAGTATGATCCAGAAACAGGCAAGTATGGCTTGTTTCAAGGTCAGTTTAGTGCTGTGTCTAAGGTATCCATGTCAAATTGGAAGTTTAACAGTTTGAAGTTAGAACTAGTAGTATTTGTGAAGCTGAGTGCCATCCAAGTGGCTTTGATCTGTTACTCTTGGGAACTTTTTATAGGTCATAATCTTGTATAAATCTTTCACTGTAAAGAAAGACAAGATCTGTAACAGTGTACTACAAAACTGAACAGCCCAAGTGAATAAGCAACTGCAAGTGCCTGTGGTGATGCTCACTGAGGTAATTAACTTACTTAGGACTGCTGAACCTCTGATGCTGCCTGAGGGAAGTTAGTGTGTTTTGGTTTGAATTTTCTACAGTACTACAAGTAGTAAGAGGCCACAGCCTTCAAGGAGGGGAGATGGCATTCTTCCATGCTTACAGAAGCTCATGCTCCTCCTTTGTAGGTGCTGTTAGATGCATAATAAGCATCTAAAACTTGCATTGCCCTATGAAAGAGAGATTTCTGTCAAAACAAGATACGTGCTTCTAAGAGCAGCTATAAGTCCATGTACTTTACTTCACCAAATACATGCTCTTCAGGTCCTGATTTCCCAAATGGGGAGGCAGAAGGCAAGGGAGCAGGCTGGGACTACAGGCAAGGGAAGGAGGTTTCTGCCTACCTCTGGCAGGCCCTGGGCAGACTGGGTTGCCGGGGCCTGTGGTGTGGTTTTGGCTGCATGGACCCGCTGAGTGCCCGCAGCACAGCTGGATCAAGTCCTGAGAGCCgtgtgaaatatttttgtcgTTAATCACTACAACAGTATTTTCCCTGGAAGGCTCCAGTAGGAAATTCAGTAGTTAGGATTACATGCTGATAATGCTGTTATCTACTTCCTTAACTTGCTCAGTTTTGATTTTGAGGGTGCTTTTTCAGAAGGTTGTTATGCTGACCTAAGCCACAAGATACAGGAAATTCCCATTTTGTTGTACCTGCCTCTTGCTTGCTCCATTTTTAGGATCATGTATTTACCTACAGTGGCATCTGGAAGGGGCTTCAGTATCACTGGACTTGACCCCAAgctgcatttcaaaatatttactgaaaaaataggtttagttttttgggtttttttaatcttgtattTTGGTTCTGTagctaaaacaaaaccaactctCCCCAAACCTGGTCATGTGGTGAGAACAAAATAGAGGGGAACAATGCTAGAGCTTAATAAGGATTTGAAAAACgtcatttcagtgttttgttaaATTGCTGTGTCACTTACAGCATTTGTAATAACTTTTGCATCCTCAAAGGCTTGTACACAGCACCATTAAAATATGTCActaattaaagaaatatatgcaAAGAAGGAACAATGCAGAAAATCCAGGAAGGGAAGACTGAAggtatttttatggaaaataagtaaatagCTGAGCTTCTCTAAATGTGGTTCATTCTCAGAGCACACGCTGAGGGAAAGCTGATCTCGGCGAGTCACAGCAGTTTCATAAAATGCAAAGCTCAAGCTCAGTCATGTGTTTTGGCTCTGCCCAGTGCTCCCATGAAATATTAGGAATTTTGAAATGCACAGTGAATGTAGAGTTGAATCAGTATTTTCACATTGAGttgttttctgcagctggagaagTATGTCTTAATGAGAAACATGAGGTAAAGTTCAGGGGTAGttctgtagaaaagaaaaactcataAACTGAAGAGAAACCTCATGTGTcaaaatttctctttgtttttaaagaaatttggcATCAAGATGGCTTCATAGCTACAGCTTCTCCTTCCTGGAGTTGTTTTTTGCAGGGCTCTTGCTCAGTGTGGTGCTAACTCTGGGCAGccttttgctctttcctctgtGCAGTGGCCTCATGGAGGCAGTAGCCTTGCCGGCTGCCAGGCCCTACCCTGTCCTGGTGCCAGGTCCCTCCACGCGCCCAGCgagctgtgcagagagggcaTGCAGGCAGCACCTCTCCACAGGCCTCCCTGCGGGGAAACTCCCCTTTGACTCTTCTTTTCCACATATCCATGTTTCTCTTCAGCAGCGGGCCAGCAGTAGGAACAGTTAAAGTGCCCAGTATTGCTTTTCCTGAACCGAACCGGAGGGTTTCTCTTCTAAGCCCTGTATCTGCGTCAGCCTCGTGCTGTTACCTGTCTACCCTAGGGCAACATGCTTCTCTGTGACACAGGGGAAGGTGGTCAGCAATTGGGGTTAGgcttagctcagttggttagaacatagtgctaataatgccaaggttgtgggttcgatCCCCTGTGGGCCGctcgcttgagggttggactagatgatctccagaagtcccttccaaccttgccaaTTCTATGATATCCTCCTatgcaagctgaaaaaaaacccagaccCCTCCCCCCCCGTGCAGAGATCTCCTCATCTTCCTCCGCGAAGGGCTGTGTGGCTGCTGCGGGCTTGAGCTGCCCTTCTGCAAGAAGGAGCCCATGCTGtttgctgtgtttgtgtgtacTGCAGGACCTGAAGTTAGGGGAGGGCCCAGGCTGAAGTCATAGGTTTAAATAGGTCTTAACTTCATAGAATTTCGTAGTTTCAGGAAACAAGCAAACCCAGCCCTCTCCTATTAGGATGCTGCTTTATCCTCCAAATCCTTCCTCGGAATTTTACTGTTATTTCTATGTAAAAATCACTACAAATCACTGCCACTAGGCAGTAATGCATTTCATTGACTGAGGCAACTTTAACCACCCAGCACATATACAGCTGTGTTTCATCCTTCTTCTATACATCAGATCTTAAAATACTAAACTTTGGTGCTTTTTTCTGAAGGGagatgctgtattttttatatCCCATTCTAAGTCTTTAACTCTAATGTTTAGGGGTAGCAGAAGTGATATAAAATTGTCTTCACCCAGGTCAAGCTGGTGCACCCTGCCCCGGGAAGCATTTAAAATCTAGATCCTGATTTAGAGGCTGGAGCCAACTGTTGGATAATAGGTCCTAGGAGATGGCAACACTTTGAATCACAGGAACAGATCTTGCATTACCTGGACTTCCCAAGGTAATTTGTCTTCTAATTTATCCAGCTCCTGGAATAATTTCCACATTCCTTTTGGGGTGGAAACTACCGTGCTTTGCACAAGCTGTGACTCTTCCTCTCCTGGCTTTAGGAGAGTAATAATTTGGGGAGAACAatgtgtggggggggagggagcttCCTTTCTTGGGGGAAGTGCCGGGGAACTAACCAGCCCTGCCAAGTTTAAGCTGAgtgctggtttttgtttttttttttcccccgaggGAAAAACTACCAGGGCGTAGGGCAAACAACCAACACAGTTAACCCGAAAGCGACCAGTTTAACAAGACGGATTAGTGCCCCATCCAGGCTGGGGCTGCTCAAGCTCAGTGTTTTATTCCCCAAACGAGTGAGTTATGGAGGGGTTTTTGGTTGGTTAGTTTTTGAAGCCACGTCCCTGTGCGCAGTTAAGTCTCCGACCGCATCATGgcttaaaaaggggaaaatatgcgggc
This DNA window, taken from Rhea pennata isolate bPtePen1 chromosome 6, bPtePen1.pri, whole genome shotgun sequence, encodes the following:
- the CAVIN2 gene encoding caveolae-associated protein 2, which codes for MGEAAGAVGAAGAAAAAGGPVSAVTVLALLEKLVSMLEAVEGQQRQMEQRQRGLEGAVRGIQGDLGKLCRSHGATGAAVEKLLEKSRKVCAHTRAVRDRLERQCAQVRRLEQHHAQLLRRDRFKVLIFQEENEIPASVFAKEPIPSVTEGKEEPVDENKTLEETLHTVELSSDDEMPHEEGDVDDSAEEKIEESRAEKIKRSSLKKVDSLKKAFSRQNIEKKMNKISTKIVSPERREKIRKSLTVHHQKSSSSKSSSLKASPLTLNEKKVPEGESTAETEDRPAETTSKEQAENEEEMSFPDTHSDATPTTSLEESKAIVDSLEKEARTEGKAMINSNIELSIVEDDEEYGMPLEVSSHKAYEERNEPVSGEMEQSDEETTQAAVLQIDQTAQ